From Oryza sativa Japonica Group chromosome 4, ASM3414082v1, one genomic window encodes:
- the LOC136356010 gene encoding proline-rich receptor-like protein kinase PERK14, producing MPPPIAGNGRAKSGRLPLPPAGFSAAVPTSPVAGSLFSHIKWDPRTPFYRFNPIPSLPVVSSPIPAVALSLPHRRRPPAACAASPVRRPAAPSPPPASPPPPPRRPALRFARRPPELRSRRRPPPSFAPATSSRLPLLARAPPGRAVFSLGLAAAPSPSVSPPFRGESTGDASSPASSGVATTSPPPAASATSPERRPTSPPPSSAPRRRSHPRHHLLLARTSPERRRLRAGLSFLLVGSSPRCTTTFTNVVAACSTLSPPPLSRCCLPSSSSPTVLVVDVPSVARLVVSRRRLRRRHRSGVVLVVLVPVQPLPAVLVASSPVPVVVVVVVLSSFPVVVAFVPPSSRSRPSSAFVKRAAAAPS from the coding sequence AtgccgcccccaatcgccgggaacggccgcgccaagtccggccgccttccattgccgccggccggcttttccgccgccgttccgacctcccccgtggccggctccctcttctctcatataaaatgggatccccGCACTCCGTTCTACCGTTTTAAccccatcccgagcctccccgtggtctctagccccatccccgccgtcgccctctctctcccacaccgccggcgacctccagccgcctgtgccgcctcgcccgtgcgccggccggccgcgccatcgcctcctccagcgtcgccgccacctcctccacgccggcctgccctccgtttcgcgaggAGACCCCCGGAActacgttcccgccgtcgccctcctccttccttcgcgccggccacctccagccgccttcctctcctcgcccgagcgccgcccggccgcgccgtcttctccctcggcctcgcagctgccccctctccctcggtcagccctccgtttcgcggggaaagcaccggagacgcgtcctcgccggcgtccagtggcgtcgccaccacttctccgcctccggccgcctctgccacgtccccggagcgccggccgacgtcgccaccaccttcctcggctccacgacgccgctctcatccccggcatcacctcctcctcgcccgaacttcgccggaacgccgtcgtctccgcgccggcctctccttcctcctcgtcggctcgtcgccccgctgcaccaccaccttcaccaacgtcgtagcggcgtgttccacgctgtcccctcctcctctcagccgctgctgcctgccatcatcgtcatctccgaccgttctcgtcgtcgacgtcccgtcggtcgcccggctcgtcgtctcgcggcgccgcctccgtcgtcggcatcgtagcggcgtggtcctcgtcgtcctcgtccccgtgcagccgctgccggctgtcctcgtcgcctcctcgccggtcccggtcgtcgtcgtcgtcgtcgtcctctcgtcgttcccggtcgtcgtggcgttcgtccctccgtcgagccgttctcgtccgtcgtccgcgttcgtcaagcgagccgctgcagccccgtcctag